The following DNA comes from Flavisolibacter ginsenosidimutans.
CAGCGCCCCAATTCCCGGAGGCGTTGCCAAGGCAACAATCGTATCATCCCAGCCCGATAACCGTAAACTCATTTGCCAAAAATAAGACGGAAGAAAAGCAGAGACCGAAATCTATTCTCTCTTATGCACTTGCATTAGAGACAACGAGAAAATAAAAAACCTCTGCCGTTTGACAGAGGTTTCAAATTTGTTGATCGAAATCTTTGTTGCTCTATTGCTCCTGGATCTGGAAAGTAATGGGCTGCGTGTGATACGAACGAACTTTTTTACCGTTCTGCTCGCCTGGCGACCATTTGGGTCCTTTCTTTACCACTTCTACCGCCCCGGTAGCCAATCCATACCCTGGATCGTTTAGCGCTCTTACGTCGGCAATACTTCCGTCCTTTTCAACAAGGAAGCGGATGTTCACTGTATAATTACCGGGTGCCATGCCTTGCTGCACCGCATCTTCAATGTAACGCTGCAACTGGTTCTCCAGGTGGCGGCGCCATTGGGCCGGGTTAACGCTGGCTTCAATTTCTACCTTTTCAAAAACCTTGTTTTCGTCTTCCGGTGGAGGTGGGGTTACCACACCCTTGCCCGCGTCAACAGGCGGTGGCGGCGGCGGACCTGATACTTTTACACCTTCCTGATTTGCGTTACTTACTTGCACCTGATCCAGTTTTTCTTGCGGCGGCGGTGGTTCCACCGGCTTTTCTACGGGCTTGATGTTTTCAATAAATTTCGCCGTTTCAATCTTCGGAGGAGGCGGTGTTTTTGGCGGCGGTGGCGGCGGTGGCGGCGGTGGCGGCGGTGGTTCATCCTTGATGTCTTTCAAGGTAATCTCTGTTTGTTCCAGGTCAGCCGAACTTTTCTTCGAAGCAAAAAGCTTCGACAGAACGACTGAGTAAAGGAATATGCCAACCAGTATCACCACCACGATGCTAAGTGCCATAACGATGCGCTTGTTGTACGTCTTGCGCAACTCGTACGCCCCGTAGTCCTTGTTCCGGCCTTCAAAGACCAGATCAAGAATGTCTGACTGCAGTATTTTGTTTGCTTCCATGTTGTTGTTTGTTATTAGATGCTTCTGCTAAAGCATTCCATAAATCAGAGGCTATTTACCCCCATTCCGTTGGGACGCCAGGTTCAGTACCGTACTTTCAGGATCGGAGATGTCAATGATAGCGTAACGCGAAATGTTGTTGATCGTCATTTCATCCAGAATGTCTACTGTGCGGCCGTAGTTAGCCTCTTTGCTGGGCTTGATAATGACGGTAAACGCCCGGTCTTTCGAGTCATCCTTAATGGCCGGATTGGGCGTCCAGGCAGCAATCACCTGAGCCTTCTTTTTTTGAAGCACTTTACGAATGCCCTGTTCCGAATTTGGATCATAAGAGCTCGTCATAAAGTTTGATCCATCGGGTTTTAACTCCCCTTCATAGTAATAAATCTGGTCACCCTTTCCAAGCAAGATGGTGAGCAGACCCGATTTTTCCACTTCCATTTGCTGGGTTTTATCCTCCTCTTTTTTGGGCATGTTCAGCTTTGTCGTGTTGGGTGTGCTCATCGTTGTTGTGTAAATAAAGAACGTGATGAGCAGAAACCCCAAATCAACCATCGGCGTCATGTCCACCCGTGTTGAAAGCTTTTTAGACTTCTTCACCCCCGGGCCTTTCTTGTGGCCACTATCCCCGGCGGCTACATCCATTTGTGCCATGGTAACTTTTTTTTGTTGTTAAGATCGTTTCTTTTCAAGTATGTCGTAGTACTCGGTTCCCGACGGTACGCCCCGCGGATCTGTAATCAGTTGAAAGCGAAAAACCTGGTTCTGGCGAAACGCATCAATGACGCCTTTGAAGGCTGGATAAACTGCGTGGTTATCGCCTTTGATCATGTAGTTCACTTTAATGTTCTGGTCCGAGTGCTGACGAAACACGTCGTTTGCACTGGCTACCCATTGAGAAAGTTCGTTGTTTGTCGAATCAACCGGTATGCCCGTTTCCGGAACCTTTTGTCCTTCCAACGAAGCCTTCAGTTGGGAAAAGGGAACGCCTACAATCGGAACTTTTTTGAAAGCCGCTTTATCGGCCGGTGTTAATCCCAGGTTTTTTGCCGCATTAATTGAAGAGATCAGTTCATCGTAAAAGCCGTTGTTTTGATCGGGTTTCAAAAGGGTCATCGTAAAGAACACCCGGCCCGAAGAATCGAACGTCACCTGCAAGGCATCTTGCTCCTTCAACTTATCAGCCGATACGGATTTGGGTGTAACAACGGAAACTTTTTCCGGTGGTTTAAATTTTGTTGCCAGCATAAAAAACGACAGAATCAGGAACGCAACGTCCACAAAGGGCGTCATGTCGAAGTCTGTGCTTTTGCGCGGTATTTTGACACTTGGCATGTTTGAAAAAAATTTGATAATGAGAGTGAATTGTCTTCCTTATTCCATAAACCCTTGCGCTCTTATTTGTACAAAGAGGCAAAAGATTGTGTTAAGGTGAAGCCTGATTCATCAATGCCGTAAGTAATGCTGTCAATCTTTGTGGTGAATACGTTGTACATGATGAGCGCCAAAGCCGATGTGCCGATACCGAGGGCCGTGTTGTACAAGGCTTCGGAGATACCAACCGCCAGGGCACTTGCGTCGCCACCACCGGATGCTTCACCAAGAGCAGAGAATGATTTAATCATACCGATTACCGTACCCAAAAGGGCGATCAATGTACCAACCGATGTAATGGTAGAAAGGAATACCAGGTTTTTAGAAAGCATTGGAAGCTCCAGGGCTGTCGCTTCTTCCACTTCTTTTTGAATGGCCAACACTTTCTGATCAGTATCCAAACCTTGTTCGGTAATCATTTCTTTGTAACGGCGCAAACCGGCTTTCATCACGTTAGCCACGGAACCGCGTTGCTTGTCGCATTCGCTCAACGCAGCGTCCACGTTGCGGTTGGCCAAATGGTATTGCACCTTGCGAATAAAATCGGCGATAGAGCCGTTGCCCAGCGCTTTGCTGATGGTTAAAAAACGCTCAATAGAAAAAGTTATCACCATCAGGAACATGCCAATCAGCAGCGGTACGATGATACCGCCTTCGTAAATGCGGTTAAAGGCGCCTTTGGGATTTCTATGCGTTGGCCAGAACCAACCGTCGTGACCGGGTGTATTAAAACCGTTGGGGTTGCCCATTAAAAAACGCCAGATGCAATAACCGGCGATGACACAAAACACGGGTGCAACCCACGAAATTGAATTGCTCGTTTTTTTTGCCTGTACGGATGTTGCCGCTTTCACTGTTGAAGTTGCACTTGCAGTCGGTCTAGACTCTGCCATGATTGTTGATTTTAAAAGTTGAAGTTGAAAATTGATTTGGGTTTCAGTCGCAATTCTACTGAAAAAATGAATTGATTGTTGACGTACTGATTTTTTTTTACTGACAGGAACGAAAACTGAATTTAAATCCGGCTAAAGTTAAGAAGATAGTTGGCATTCGGGCTTTCCACCTAAATAAATTTCTTATTCGTAACGCAAGGCTTCAACAGGGTTTAAACGCCCCGCTTTTAACGCTGGATAAAGGCCTGCGGCCAAGCCCACAACCGTACAAATAACAACGCCGTATACGATCCAGTTCCAGGGAACAACAAAGGCTGTTTGCAACACTATACCAAACAAATTGCCCAACACAATTCCCAATGCAATGCCAACGACGGCCCCGGCCAAACTTAGCAAAACCGCCTCGGTTAAAAACTGGGTGTGGATGGATGAACGCTTTCCGCCGATGGCTTTTATCAGTCCCACTTCTTTGGTGCGTTCCGTAACCGCTACAAGCATGATGTTCATGAGCCCGATGGCAGCGCCAATTAAGGTGATGAGACCAATGATGGTAACGGCAGCCGTTATGTAACCCAAACTCTTCATGGCTTTCTCCGCGACGCTGTTGCTGCGTTCCAAAACAAAATTGCTCTCTTCCGTTACGGAAAGCTTTCGAACGTTTCGGAACGTTCCCTCCGCTTCGCCCATAGCTTGTTCTACCCGGTTGATGCCGCTTGTTTTTACACCAATGGCAAACGAGTTCGCAGCAAAGTATTGAGCCAGGTTTTTATAACCCACAATTGCCACATTGTCGCGGCTAAAGCCAAACGTGGATCCGCGGCTTTTCAATACTCCGATTATCTTGTACAGGCCGTTATTAATGCGCACCTCCTTGCCCGTTGCAATGGAAACATCATCGCCAAATAATTTTTTGGCAACGTCATATCCCAAGAGGCAAACAGCCGCTGTGGAAACAACATCGGCTCTGGATAAATTTCGACCCCCTTGTATGCTGAAGCCGTTTAAGTCAAGATAATTTTCATCACCGCCAATTAAGGCAACAGTTGGGTTCGTTTTTCGTGAAGCGGTAGAGACGTTAGCATTGTTGCCCGCAAAATTCATCAAGCTTATCTGCGAAGGATAACGGTAAAGCATCGCAAAGCTTTCGGCTTCTTCCAAAGTAATGGGCCGGTTAAGGTTTGACTTCTTTTGTTGTTTTTCACTCTTGCGTTTTACGTTTAGTTCGCGGTTGTTGCTCACGCGAAAGCCGCGGTCTTTAAACCGGATGGTAAAACCATTAGCG
Coding sequences within:
- a CDS encoding energy transducer TonB, which gives rise to MEANKILQSDILDLVFEGRNKDYGAYELRKTYNKRIVMALSIVVVILVGIFLYSVVLSKLFASKKSSADLEQTEITLKDIKDEPPPPPPPPPPPPPKTPPPPKIETAKFIENIKPVEKPVEPPPPQEKLDQVQVSNANQEGVKVSGPPPPPPVDAGKGVVTPPPPEDENKVFEKVEIEASVNPAQWRRHLENQLQRYIEDAVQQGMAPGNYTVNIRFLVEKDGSIADVRALNDPGYGLATGAVEVVKKGPKWSPGEQNGKKVRSYHTQPITFQIQEQ
- a CDS encoding ExbD/TolR family protein, whose product is MAQMDVAAGDSGHKKGPGVKKSKKLSTRVDMTPMVDLGFLLITFFIYTTTMSTPNTTKLNMPKKEEDKTQQMEVEKSGLLTILLGKGDQIYYYEGELKPDGSNFMTSSYDPNSEQGIRKVLQKKKAQVIAAWTPNPAIKDDSKDRAFTVIIKPSKEANYGRTVDILDEMTINNISRYAIIDISDPESTVLNLASQRNGGK
- a CDS encoding ExbD/TolR family protein, coding for MPSVKIPRKSTDFDMTPFVDVAFLILSFFMLATKFKPPEKVSVVTPKSVSADKLKEQDALQVTFDSSGRVFFTMTLLKPDQNNGFYDELISSINAAKNLGLTPADKAAFKKVPIVGVPFSQLKASLEGQKVPETGIPVDSTNNELSQWVASANDVFRQHSDQNIKVNYMIKGDNHAVYPAFKGVIDAFRQNQVFRFQLITDPRGVPSGTEYYDILEKKRS
- a CDS encoding MotA/TolQ/ExbB proton channel family protein, translating into MAESRPTASATSTVKAATSVQAKKTSNSISWVAPVFCVIAGYCIWRFLMGNPNGFNTPGHDGWFWPTHRNPKGAFNRIYEGGIIVPLLIGMFLMVITFSIERFLTISKALGNGSIADFIRKVQYHLANRNVDAALSECDKQRGSVANVMKAGLRRYKEMITEQGLDTDQKVLAIQKEVEEATALELPMLSKNLVFLSTITSVGTLIALLGTVIGMIKSFSALGEASGGGDASALAVGISEALYNTALGIGTSALALIMYNVFTTKIDSITYGIDESGFTLTQSFASLYK
- a CDS encoding ABC transporter permease; amino-acid sequence: MKFADLLSLSFHTVRSNRLRSGITVAIIALGITALVGIITAIGAMNQKLTESFSNMGANGFTIRFKDRGFRVSNNRELNVKRKSEKQQKKSNLNRPITLEEAESFAMLYRYPSQISLMNFAGNNANVSTASRKTNPTVALIGGDENYLDLNGFSIQGGRNLSRADVVSTAAVCLLGYDVAKKLFGDDVSIATGKEVRINNGLYKIIGVLKSRGSTFGFSRDNVAIVGYKNLAQYFAANSFAIGVKTSGINRVEQAMGEAEGTFRNVRKLSVTEESNFVLERSNSVAEKAMKSLGYITAAVTIIGLITLIGAAIGLMNIMLVAVTERTKEVGLIKAIGGKRSSIHTQFLTEAVLLSLAGAVVGIALGIVLGNLFGIVLQTAFVVPWNWIVYGVVICTVVGLAAGLYPALKAGRLNPVEALRYE